One Sus scrofa isolate TJ Tabasco breed Duroc chromosome 1, Sscrofa11.1, whole genome shotgun sequence DNA segment encodes these proteins:
- the MLANA gene encoding melanoma antigen recognized by T-cells 1 isoform X2, whose translation MPREEAHFFYGSSKKGHGHSHITAEEAAGIGFLMVILGILLLISCWYCKRRSGYRSLKDKSIHDSTKSTLTRRCSHEGIGHQDSKLSFQENNCGPVVPNAPPAYEKFSTEQSPPPYFP comes from the exons ATGCCAAGAGAAGAGGCTCACTTCTTCTATGGTTCCTCTAAGAAGGGGCACGGCCACTCCCACATCACAGCTGAAGA GGCTGCAGGGATTGGCTTTCTGATGGTGATCCTGGGCATTTTACTTCTCATCAGCTGCTGGTACTGTAAAAGACGAAGTGGATACAGAAGCTTAAAG GATAAAAGCATTCATGACAGTACAAAAAGTACCTTAACAAGAAGATGTTCCCATGAGGGGATTGGTCACCAGGACAGCAAACTGTCTTTTCAGGAGAACAACTGTGGACCTGTG GTTCCCAATGCTCCACCTGCCTATGAGAAATTCTCCACAGAGCAGTCACCACCACCCTATTTTCCATGA
- the MLANA gene encoding melanoma antigen recognized by T-cells 1 isoform X1, whose protein sequence is MPREEAHFFYGSSKKGHGHSHITAEEAAGIGFLMVILGILLLISCWYCKRRSGYRSLKDKSIHDSTKSTLTRRCSHEGIGHQDSKLSFQENNCGPVVGKDPASWCFCVWLLLNQMNNIITI, encoded by the exons ATGCCAAGAGAAGAGGCTCACTTCTTCTATGGTTCCTCTAAGAAGGGGCACGGCCACTCCCACATCACAGCTGAAGA GGCTGCAGGGATTGGCTTTCTGATGGTGATCCTGGGCATTTTACTTCTCATCAGCTGCTGGTACTGTAAAAGACGAAGTGGATACAGAAGCTTAAAG GATAAAAGCATTCATGACAGTACAAAAAGTACCTTAACAAGAAGATGTTCCCATGAGGGGATTGGTCACCAGGACAGCAAACTGTCTTTTCAGGAGAACAACTGTGGACCTGTGGTAGGTAAAGATCCAGCATCTTGGTGTTTTTGTGTATGGCTGCTTTTAAATCAAATGAATAATATTATTACTATATAA